The following proteins are encoded in a genomic region of Ptychodera flava strain L36383 chromosome 23 unlocalized genomic scaffold, AS_Pfla_20210202 Scaffold_24__1_contigs__length_23054250_pilon, whole genome shotgun sequence:
- the LOC139124843 gene encoding uncharacterized protein, with protein MPSEWSASDIQRLMITIKAINVDCQQSAFNIAVICRASEMGEIMQAFKRDKNFVSVQPVFCHVQTCSSTRRFGLIEAVQCMVLAMYCSQDKNPIQHPTEERHNMWSCDTPQRTYDHVIQNFQPQRGMNTSHIQWIW; from the exons ATGCCTTCA gaaTGGTCAGCAAGTGATATCCAAAGACTGATGATTACCATCAAGGCAATAAATGTTGACTGCCAACAAAGTGCATTTAACATAGCTGTCATCTGCAGAGCATCAGAGATGGGAGAGATTATGCAGGCATTTAAAAGAGACAAAAACTTTGTCTCTGTGCAACCTGTGTTCTGTCATGTACAAACTTGTAGCTCAA CCCGCAGATTTGGACTGATAGAGGCCGTACAGTGTATGGTGCTGGCTATGTACTGCTCACAAGACAAGAATCCAATTCAACATCCAACTGAAGAACGACACAATATGTGGTCCTGTGACACTCCACAAAGAACGTATGACCATGTGATTCAAAACTTTCAGCCACAGAGGGGGATGAATACTTCACATATTCAGTGGATCTG GTAA